In Saccharomyces paradoxus chromosome VIII, complete sequence, the genomic window CGAACTTTCAATAAAGCTTGATAACCAACAATATTGGAAACATTTGTCACCATGTCGTTGACCAAGGTGAACGCATCTGTCTCCTGTTGAAAATGGGggtaatattttaaaatacCGGAAGTCATCTCTACAGGGTGGCCGACAGTAGCCATATCAATGAATCCCGCATTGGTCACATATAAATCTAAAGAAATGTaagattttaaaaaatctgATGCTAATTTCTTATAGAACCCGTTATCACATTTAATATGAGCAATGTGTGCGTTGTCTCTTTTCAACGACAAATTCCCGTTACCGATTGTTGGCAAGCTGTtcaaagaacaaataatCTTACCACCTTGCCCACCAGTTACTGTCTGTAACGCTAACTTTGCAGCTTGTAGAGCAGAGCCGTAACAGGCTTGTGGTACGTGACTATACTTATCGGTGGAGATGTAACCACTAATTTTTATCAAAGTGTCATTAATGATTTTCATAGAGTTTCCGGGTTTGACGAATAATCCATTATAAAACGGTAAGAAAACATCGTCCAATTCACTCACAATGTATTCTTGTGCATTATCTAACTCTGGTCTTAAATTGAAGAACCTTAACTTATTGTCATAAACAATTATAGCAACCTCACAATTTGGCTGGAAGTCTGCAATATACTCAATACATGACCTGACACCTTCCACCATGGCTAACGAACTCCCGTTCTCGTTAGCTAATAATGAAACGTCAATTAAGAACACGTAGTGAAGTGGCAAAGGCTCCTTATCTTGGATAGCATTGTAAACACTTGGCACCAAGAAATCGACGGTTCCACGCAATAATTCTGATCTTTCGTTCAAATCACTCCTTTGCCCATTAGGTCCCATGGGTGCAAAATGCTCTGCGGGAACTTGCATCTTCACCCTGCAAATATTACAAACAACACTTGAATCATAAGTGAACTGAAATTTAGGATTTGCATACGCACGACAACGTCTACAACGTAAAGGTGTACCATCCATTGGTAATGGAATTGTGGGGACTTCTGCATCATTCGGCGTCAAAGTGGAAAACGGTTGGATGGTTAATCCAAGTGGTAGTTTCGTAGCGGCCCTCAAGTGTTCACTTTCGGGGATGTTGTACATGGACAAACTCATCAAATGCGGATCACATGAACCTTGGTCGACACAGTAATACTGTGTGGTGGGCAAGGGGGGTACCGAATCTCTACATGTTTCGAAAGATCGTTGTAAGTATTGAGCTTGATCTTCGAATCTTTGAGTTGGAACAATGTGAGAAGTAGGTTGAGGCGCTGTCATATCAAGCATAGATTGGCCATATGGAGATGAGGCTTCACTTACGCCGAATTGCTCTTGACTCACCATTACAGGCGTGGACATAACCGATCCGGAACCGTTGTTGAAGCCCGGACCACCAAACTGCTTAGGGGTAAAGGCTTGAGGCTGTTGGAACCCATCCTGCTGATTCAATTGGGGTGTAGTGTAAGGTGAATTGCCCAAAGTAGGAACAGCACCCGAGGAAAAGTTATGGTATGCTCTATGAGGTCttctactttttttggaagatgCTCCGCCCGTATGCACAGTAGATTCATCAAGAGAGAGCGCTGAAACACTAGCTGCCAAAATATTCTGCTGAGACATGATGATCCGATATTCTTCTGTAAATGTCCTCCTTAATGAAGTTCAAAATCACTAATTTCTTCAGCTGCAAGCTCCGGTTTAGCTGAATCAGACCTAAGTCGTTACAGTGTacgtgttttttttatttatttattttctaacatttttctttttggtttttcCATCCAAACCTTCAGTTTGATCGTTCCCACGTTGAGGCgaaacgaagaagaaaaaaattattttttcgCATTGTGCACGGAAGGCTTCACCTTCAAATAGGACTAAACAAAGAGAGAAACTGCTTGACTTTTAGCCGCCGTTAATCTGCTTATTCAGACAGACCAGCGAAAGACAAACAAGTGAAATTTACAGATCAATTTGAATTAGAAAAGCCAGAATCAACTGTAGCACACTACTGTACCGGGAAAATATTCTACGGGAGCGCGTAaattaaaacaaaaattaacTTCATGCCCTTTCTACTGGCATTTGGACGCCGCTGAGATTATTAAAACAAGTGAACACACAAAAATAGCGCAACACACATATATTGAAGTCCAAATAAGTCTGAATTAATTGTGCTTCCAAATTTATAACTTCAACCAATAGTTGTCCAAAAGGCTCCCTTGAATCTTGTGTTTCCTAATTTGGTAAGTGATCACGTGCTCAGACAGCTTTCCAGGtcaaactgaaaaaaaagctcatgaactcttttttctctagAAGCCTTTTTCAGCAGTATTTCAATaaacaacaccaacaaAATTGAAGGTATCGCACGTAATTATACAAAGAAGGTTACATTCTGAGGAGTTCTACCGCGACATTTCGATACTTACGaagaatatttctttttgccGATGTCACTCACCGAGCAGATCGAGCAATTCGCCAGTAGGTTTCGCGATGATGATGCCACTCTACAATCAAGATATTCAACTCTATCGGAGTTGTACGACATAATGGAATTGCTGAATTCTCCTGAGGAttaccattttttcttacaGGCCGTGATACCTTTACTCCTGAATCAGCTAAAGGAAGTGCCCATTTCTTTCGATGCACATTCACCAGAACAAAAGTTAAGAAATTCTAtgcttgatattttcaatagatGTCTGATGAATCAAACCTTTCAACCCTACGCAATGGAAGTACTTGAGTTCCTACTTTCAATACtaccaaaggaaaatgaagaaaatgggaTATTATGTATGAAAGTGTTAACCacacttttcaaatcattcaaatcaATTTTACAAGACAAACTCGATTCATTCATACGGATAATTATTCAGatttataaaaatacaCCAAATCTTATAAATCAGACATTTTACGAAGCCGGGAAAGAAGAACTTGGTAATTTGGATTCACCAAAACAATCACAGGCTGATGAACTTCTCGACGAACTCTCCAAAAACGATGAAGATAAAGACTTTCCATCGAAACAATCATCTGTCGAGCCAAGGTTTGAGAACTCCACCTCATCTAACGGGTTAAGATCGTCCatgttttcctttaaaaTCCTCTCAGAATGCCCTATCACAATGGTCACtttatattcttcttaCAAGCAGTTGACTAGCACTTCCCTGCCGGAATTTACGCCTCTCATTATGAATCTATTGAATATACAAATTaaacaacaacaagaagCAAGAGAACAGGCGGAATCTCGGGGAAAACATTTTACTTCTATCTCGTTAGAGATTACCAACAGGCCAGCTTATTGTGATTTTATATTGGCCCAAATCAAGGCCACATCTTTCTTAGCTTATGTGTTCATTAGGGGTTACGCTCCTGAATTTTTACAGGATTATGTCAATTTTGTTCCTGACTTGATTATCAGACTTCTACAAGACTGCCCTTCTGAACTGTCATCCGCCAGAAAGGAACTTTTACATGCCACTAGACATATTCTATCTACAAACTACAAAAAGCTCTTTTTACCCAAATTGGACTATTTGTTTGACGAGCGTATACTTATTGGTAACGGTTTTACTATGCATGAAACATTAAGGCCCCTGGCTTATAGTACTGTGGCGGATTTCATCCATAatataagatctgaattACAACTGAGTGAAATcgaaaaaacaataaaaatctACACTGGATATCTATTGGATGAGTCATTAGCCTTAACTGTCCAGATTATGAGTGCAAAACTGCTGCTTAATTTAGTGGAaagaatattgaaattggGAAAGGAGAACCCACAAGAAGCACCTAGAGCCAAGAAATTGCTAATGATCATCATTGACTCATATATGAATAGATTTAAAACCTTGAACAGACAATATGATACAATAATGAAACATTATGGAAAATACGAAACGCACAAAAAGGAGAAAGCAGAAAAGCTTAAAAATTCTATACAGAATAACGACAAGGAGAGTGAGGAATTTATGAAGAAGGTGCTGGAACCATCCGATGATGGCCATTTGATACCACAGcccaaaaaagaagataataataacagtaTAGACGTTGAAATGACAGAATCTACcaaagaaatgaagaatGACATTGGAATGTTCGACATAAAGAACTATGCCCCAATATTATTGCTACCTACACCAACAAACGATCCTATCAAGGACGCCTTCTACTTATACAGAACTTTAATGTCTTTTTTAAAGACAATAATTCATGATCTGAAAGTCTTTAATCCACCCCCTAACGAATATACAGTTGCTAATCCTAAATTATGGGCTTCCGTTTCCAGGGTATTCTCTTATGAGGAAGTTATTGTTTTCAGGGATTTATTCCACGAATGTATAATTGGcttaaattttttcaaagatcaTAACGAAAAATTACCTCCAGGACTAACAAAAAAGCATTTTGACATATCAATGCCTAGTCTACCGGTCTCAGCCACGAAAGATGCTCGTGAGTTAATGGACTATTTGGCATTCATGTTTATGCAGATGGATAATGCCACTTTTAATGAAATAATTGAACAGGAACTGCCATTCGTCTATGAAAGGATGCTGGAGGATTCTGGACTACTACATGTCGCACAATCCTTTTTAACAAGTGAAATAACCTCTCCAAATTTTGCTGGCATCCTTTTAAGATTCTTGAAAGGCAAGTTGAAGGATTTAGGAAACGTTGATTTTAACACTTCTAACGTTTTAATACGGCTTTTCAAATTGTCCTTTATGTCCGTTAATCTTTTCCCCAATATCAATGAGGTTGTTCTGCTTCCACACTTAAATGATTTAATTTTAAACTCCCTGAAATACTCAACTACAGCCGAAGAGCCTTTAGTATACTTTTATCTCATTAGAACACTTTTTAGAAGCATAGGTGGTGGCAGATTTGAGAACCTGTATAGATCAATCAAGCCCATACTACAAGTGCTGTTACAATCTTTAAACCAAATGATACTTACTGCACGATTACCCCATGAGAGAGAACTTTATGTGGAATTATGCATCACTGTACCCGTCCGGTTGAGTGTGCTTGCTCCTTACTTGCCATACTTGATGAAACCATTGGTGTTTGCATTACAGCAATACCCAGATCTCGTTTCACAGGGTTTGAGAACCTTAGAACTATGTATTGATAATTTGACTGCCGAATATTTTGATCCAATAATTGAGCCGGTAATTGATGACGTTTCGAAAGCCTTGTTTAATCTTCTGCAACCTCAACCATTCAATCATGCCATCAGTCATAACGTAGTTAGAATACTGGGCAAATTAGGAGGTAGAAACCGTCAATTTTTGAAGCCACCAACGGACCTCGCAGAAAAAACGGAACTAGACATTGACGTGATAGCTGATTTCAAGATCAACGGTATGGCAGAAGATGTACCACTCTCTGTAACGCCGGGAATTCAGTCTGCTTTGAATATATTAGAAAGCTACAAGAGTGATCTTCactacaaaaaaagtgcTTACAAGTATCTAACCTATGTATTGCTGTTAATGACAAAGTCATCTGCAGAATTTCCCGAGAATTACACGGAACTATTGAAGACAGCAGTGAATTCTATAAAACTAGAGAAAATTGAACTAGAGAAAAACTTCGATTTGGAACCAACTGTAAATAAGAGAGATTATTCGAACCAAGAGAATTTGTTTTTGAGATTATTGGAAAGTGTTTTCTACGCAACTTCGATAAAGGAACTAAAAGATGAAGCAATAGCTCTATTGAATAACCTGTTGGATCATTTCTGCTTATTACAAGTTAACACCACATTGCTTAATAAGAGAAACTATAATGGAACATTCAATATTGATTTGAAGAACCCTGACTTCATGTTGGACAGCTCCTTAATTTTAGATGCCATTCCCTTTGCCCTTTCGTACTATATCCCAGAAGTTCGCGAGGTAGGTGTTTTGGCATacaaaagaatatatgaaAAGAGTTGTCTGATATATGGGGAGGAACTAGCTTTAAGTCATTCGTTCATACCTGAATTGGCTAAACAATTCATCCATTTATGTTATGATGAAACATATTATAACAAAAGAGGTGGTGTCTTGGGTATACAGGTTTTGATCGATAACGTTAAATCTTCCTCAGTTTTCCTTAAAAAATACCAGTATAACTTAGCAAATGGGCTCTTATTTGTGTTGAAAGACACTCAAAGCGAGGCTCCTTCTGCTATAACAGATAACGCTGAGAAATTACTAATTGATCTATTAAGTATTACGTTCGCAGAtgtaaaagaagaagatttggGTAACAAAATCTTGGAGAACACATTAACGGATATAGTGTGCGAGTTAAGTAATGCAAATCCCAAGGTAAGAAAAGCCTGCCAGAAGTCTCTGCATACAATTTCAAACCTCACTGAAATTCCTGTAGTAAAATTGATGGATCATTCcaaacaatttcttttatcaCCAATATTCGCAAAACCTTTAAGGGCATTGCCATTCACTATGCAAATCGGTAATGTCGATGCTATCACGTTCTGTTTAAGTCTACCAAACACTTTTCTAacatttaatgaagaacTGTTTAGGTTACTACAAGAATCTATTGTTTTGGCGGATGCAGAAGATGAATCGCTATCCACCAATATACAAAAGACAACTGAGTACAGTACATCTGAGCAACTAGTACAATTAAGAATATCTTGCATAAAATTGCTTGCCATTGCTctcaaaaatgaagagtTTGCCACGGCCCAACAAGGAAACATCAGAATCCGTATTCTAGCcgtcttcttcaaaacaATGCTGAAAACTTCGCCAGAAATTATTAATACTACGTATGAAGCTCTGAAGGACTCCTTAGCGGAAAACTCTAAATTGCCAAAAGAGTTACTTCAAAACGGACTAAAACCACTTTTAATGAATTTATCTGATCACCAGAAGCTAACGGTTCCTGGTCTAGATGCTTTATCAAAGCTTCTCGAGCTATTGATTGCCTACTTCAAAGTCGAAATCGGAAGAAAGTTGTTAGATCACCTCACCGCATGGTGCCGTGTTGAAGTTCTTGACACGTTATTTGGCCAAGATTTAGCGGAGCAGATGCCTACTAAAATAATAGTAAGCATTATTAATATATTCCATCTCCTGCCGCCACAAGCTGAtatgtttttgaatgatttaTTGCTTAAAGTTATGCTTCTAGAGAGAAAATTACGTCTTCAATTGGATTCTCCCTTTCGTACACCGCTAGCCAGGTACCTGAACCGTTTTCACAATCCTGTAACAGAAtacttcaagaaaaatatgacaTTAAGGCAGTTAGTGCTTTTCATGTGCAATATTGTTCAAAGACCTGAGGCAAAGGATCTGGCTGAAGATTTTGAGAGAGAACTTGATAATTTCTATGACTTTTACATTTCTAGTataccaaaaaatcaagTGCGTGTTGTTAGTTTTTTCACTAATATGGTCGATCTCTTTAGTACAATGGTGATCACGAATGGGGACGGGTggctgaagaaaaaaggagatatgattttgaaactgaaaaatatgCTGAACTTAACtttaaaaacaataaaggaAAACTCGTTTTATATCGACCATCTGCAACTAAACCAAAGTATTGAGAAGTTTCAGGCTCTTTATCTTCGGTTCACTGAATTATCCGAACAGGATCAAAATCTTCTGCTCCTGgatttcattgatttttctttctcaaaTGGTATCAAAGCCTCGTATTCCCTCAAGAAATTCATCTTCCATAATATAATAGCAAATTCAAGTAAAGAGGAGCAAAATAACTTCATCAATGATGCGACACTTTTCGCTACATCGGACAAGTGTTTGGATGCTAGAATATTTGTTTTAAGAAATGTTATAAATTCAACTTTAACTTATAAAGTGGCAACATCTggatctttgaaaaactttcttgTGGATGGCAAAAAGCCCAAATGGTTAGAATTACTTCACAATAAGATCTGGAAGAATTCGAATGCAATTTTAGCATATGAAGTTGTAGATCACCATGATCTATTCCGTTTTGAACTCTTGCAATTGTCAGCAATTTTTATTAAAGCAGACCCAGAGATTATAGCcgagataaaaaaagatataataaaattctGCTGGAACTTCATAAAGCTCGAAGATACCCTAATCAAACAGTCTGCGTACCTGGTAACATCATATTTCATATCCAAGTTCGACTTTCCTATCAAAGTTGTCACCCAAGTTTTTGTTGCCCTATTACGTTCTTCGCATGTTGAAGCTAGATACTTAGTTAAGCAATCGTTGGACGTTCTCACACCTGTCCTCCATGAACGTATGAATGCAGCTGGGACTCCCGATACCTGGATTAATTGGGTTAAAAGGGTCATGGTAGAAAACTCCTCTAGCCAAAACAATATTTTGTATCAGTTTTTGATAAACCATCctgatttatttttcaattcaaGGGATTTGTTCATATCAAATATTATTCATCATATGAATAAGATAACGTTCATGTCGAATTCGAACTCTGACAGCCATATCTTAGCCATTGATCTGGCTTCATTAATTCTTTATTGGGAGAACAAATCTCTAGAAATTACAAATGGAAATAACACCAAGACCGATGCCGAGGGCGATATTGTCATGTCGGATTCTAAGAGTGAAATTAATCCAATGGAAGTTGACACAACCGCAATAATTGTAGATACAAATAACAACTCACCTATATCTCTACACTTACGCGAGGCTTGTACAGCGTTTTTGATAAGATATGTGTGTGCAAGCAATCACCGTGCCATAGAAACAGAATTGGGTTTGAGAGCTATTAATATTTTGTCAGAGTTAATCTCAGATAAGCACTGGACAAACGTCAATGTTAAGCTagtttattttgaaaagtttttgatATTCCAAGATCTTGATTCTGAAAATATCCTTTACTACTGCATGAATGCGTTAGATGTTCTTTAtgtattcttcaaaaataagacAAATGAATGGATAATGGAAAATTTGCCTACCattcaaaatcttctggAAAAATGTATCAAATCCGATCATCACGATGTACAGGAAGCCCTGCAAAAGGTGTTGCAAGTAATAATGAAGGCAATAAAGGCTCAAGGCATATCAGTGGcgattgaagaagaaagccCCGGCAAAACATTCATCCAAATGTTAACCTCCGTCATTACTCAAGATCTTCAAGAAACCTCATCTGTTACAGCTGGTGTAACTCTTGCATGGGTACTCTTCATGAACTTCCCAGATAACATCGTGCCATTATTAACGCCTTTGATGAAGACATTCAGCAAATTGTGCAAGGATCACTTGAGCATATCACAACCGAAGGATGCAATGGCTTTGGAAGAGGCAAGAATTACCACCAAACTTTTGGAGAAAGTTTTGTACATATTGTCTTTAAAAGTCTCACTATTAGGCGACTCACGCCGCCCTTTTCTCTCCACTGTGGCACTTCTGATTGATCACTCCATGGATCAGAATTTCTTGAGGAAGATTGTTAATATGTCCAGAAGCTGGATATTCAACACTGAAATATTTCCAActgttaaagaaaaagcagcTATATTAACAAAGATGCTGGCTTTTGAAATTAGAGGAGAGccttctttatcaaaactATTTTACGAAATAGTTTTGAAGCTATTTGATCAAGAACATTTTAATAATACAGAAATTACCGTGAGAATGGAACAACCTTTTCTCGTAGGAACGCGTGTTGAAGATATCGGCATCAGGAAAAGATTCATGACAATTTTGGATAACAGTTTGGAGAGAGATATCAAAGAGAGATTATATTATGTTATTCGGGACCAAAACTGGGAATTCATTGCCGATTATCCGTGGCTAAATCAAGCTTTGCAATTACTATATGGTTCTTTCAATAGAGAGAAGGAATTATTCTTAAAAAACATTTACTGCTTATCTCCACCATCCATTTTACAAGAGTATCTTCCAGAAAATGTAGAAATGGTAACTGAAGTAAACGACCAGGGATTATCAGACTTTGTTAAAGGCCATATATCGTCTATGCAAGGTTTATGtcaaataatttcttccaatttcaTCGATTCTCTAATTGAAATATTCTATCAAGATCCAAAAGCAATCCACAGAGCGTGGGTTACGTTATTCCCCCAGGTATATAAGAGTATTccaaagaatgaaaaatacgGATTCGTTCGATCCATCATTACATTACTTTCTAAACCTTATCATACCAGACAAATTTCCTCTAGGACGAATGTGATCAATATGTTATTAGACTCAATCAGTAAGATTGAATCGTTAGAATTACCCCCCCATTTGGTTAAATATTTGGCGATATCTTACAACGCCTGGTATCAATCAATTAACATCTTGGAATCCATTCAAAGTAACACTAGCATCGATAATACAAAAATTATCGAAACCAATGAAGATGCACTATTAGAACTATACGTCAAtttacaagaagaagacatgTTTTATGGTCTATGGAGACGTAGAGCCAAATACACAGAGACAAACATTGGTTTATCATATGAGCAAATCGGGCTTTGGGACAAAGCTCAGCAGCTGTATGAAGTCGCGCAGGTCAAAGCTCGTAGTGGCGCCTTGCCCTACTCACAGTCTGAGTATGCACTATGGGAAGATAACTGGATACAATGTGCTGAGAAATTACAACATTGGGACGTATTAACTGAATTAGCCAAACATGAAGGGTTTACAGACTTATTATTGGAATGTGGTTGGCGTGTTGCTGATTGGAACAGTGATCGTGATGCACTTGAGCAATCAGTAAAAAGCGTTATGGATGTCCCAACCCCACGAAGGCAAATGTTTAAGACGTTTTTGgctcttcaaaattttgcaGAAAGCAGAAAAGGCGACCAAGAAGTTAGAAAGTTATGTGATGAGGGAATACAGTTAAGCCTAATAAAGTGGGTATCTTTACCAGTCAGATATACCCCTGCTCATAAGTGGTTATTACATGGATTTCAACAATACATGGAATTTTTGGAGGCAACACAGATATATGCTAACTTGCATACAACAACAGTACAGAATCTGGATTCCAAAGCTCAAGAAATTAAACGTATCTTACAAGCTTGGAGAGACCGTCTTCCAAACACATGGGATGATGTCAATATGTGGAATGACTTAGTAACATGGAGACAACATGCATTCCAGGTTATTAACAATGCATATCTTCCATTAATACCGGCCCTGCAACAATCGAACAGTAATAGCAATATTAACACTCATGCTTATAGAGGATATCACGAAATTGCTTGGGTAATCAACAGATTCGCACATGTTGCTAGGAAGCACAACATGCCTGATGTGTGTATTAGCCAACTGGCACGCATTTACACCTTACCGAATATTGAAATTCAGGAGGCTTTCTTAAAGCTGAGGGAACAAGCTAAATGTCATTACCAAAACATGAACGAATTAACAACGGGTTTGGACGTTATCAGTAATACTAATTTGGTTTACTTTGGTACCGTTCAGAAAGCTGAATTTTTCACGTTGAAGGGTATGTTTTTGTCTAAACTACGTGCATATGAAGAGGCAAATCAAGCTTTTGCAACGGCAGTTCAGATAGACTTGAACTTAGCTAAAGCGTGGGCTCAATGGGGTTTCTTTAATGACCGTCGTTTGTCTGAGGAGCCAAACAATATTAGTTTTGCCAGTAATGCAATAAGTTGCTATTTACAAGCCGCTGGCCTGTATAAGAACTCGAAGATTAGGGAATTATTGTGCAGAATTTTATGGCTCATCAGTATAGATGATGCTTCAGGTATGCTCACAAATGCATTTGATTCCTTTAGAGGCGAAATACCCGTTTGGTACTGGATTACTTTTATTCCACAACTATTAACTTCTTTATCACATAAGGAAGCTAATATGGTTCGTCACATTTTAATC contains:
- the TRA1 gene encoding histone acetyltransferase TRA1 (Subunit of SAGA and NuA4 histone acetyltransferase complexes~similar to YHR099W) is translated as MSLTEQIEQFASRFRDDDATLQSRYSTLSELYDIMELLNSPEDYHFFLQAVIPLLLNQLKEVPISFDAHSPEQKLRNSMLDIFNRCLMNQTFQPYAMEVLEFLLSILPKENEENGILCMKVLTTLFKSFKSILQDKLDSFIRIIIQIYKNTPNLINQTFYEAGKEELGNLDSPKQSQADELLDELSKNDEDKDFPSKQSSVEPRFENSTSSNGLRSSMFSFKILSECPITMVTLYSSYKQLTSTSLPEFTPLIMNLLNIQIKQQQEAREQAESRGKHFTSISLEITNRPAYCDFILAQIKATSFLAYVFIRGYAPEFLQDYVNFVPDLIIRLLQDCPSELSSARKELLHATRHILSTNYKKLFLPKLDYLFDERILIGNGFTMHETLRPLAYSTVADFIHNIRSELQLSEIEKTIKIYTGYLLDESLALTVQIMSAKLLLNLVERILKLGKENPQEAPRAKKLLMIIIDSYMNRFKTLNRQYDTIMKHYGKYETHKKEKAEKLKNSIQNNDKESEEFMKKVLEPSDDGHLIPQPKKEDNNNSIDVEMTESTKEMKNDIGMFDIKNYAPILLLPTPTNDPIKDAFYLYRTLMSFLKTIIHDLKVFNPPPNEYTVANPKLWASVSRVFSYEEVIVFRDLFHECIIGLNFFKDHNEKLPPGLTKKHFDISMPSLPVSATKDARELMDYLAFMFMQMDNATFNEIIEQELPFVYERMLEDSGLLHVAQSFLTSEITSPNFAGILLRFLKGKLKDLGNVDFNTSNVLIRLFKLSFMSVNLFPNINEVVLLPHLNDLILNSLKYSTTAEEPLVYFYLIRTLFRSIGGGRFENLYRSIKPILQVLLQSLNQMILTARLPHERELYVELCITVPVRLSVLAPYLPYLMKPLVFALQQYPDLVSQGLRTLELCIDNLTAEYFDPIIEPVIDDVSKALFNLLQPQPFNHAISHNVVRILGKLGGRNRQFLKPPTDLAEKTELDIDVIADFKINGMAEDVPLSVTPGIQSALNILESYKSDLHYKKSAYKYLTYVLLLMTKSSAEFPENYTELLKTAVNSIKLEKIELEKNFDLEPTVNKRDYSNQENLFLRLLESVFYATSIKELKDEAIALLNNLLDHFCLLQVNTTLLNKRNYNGTFNIDLKNPDFMLDSSLILDAIPFALSYYIPEVREVGVLAYKRIYEKSCLIYGEELALSHSFIPELAKQFIHLCYDETYYNKRGGVLGIQVLIDNVKSSSVFLKKYQYNLANGLLFVLKDTQSEAPSAITDNAEKLLIDLLSITFADVKEEDLGNKILENTLTDIVCELSNANPKVRKACQKSLHTISNLTEIPVVKLMDHSKQFLLSPIFAKPLRALPFTMQIGNVDAITFCLSLPNTFLTFNEELFRLLQESIVLADAEDESLSTNIQKTTEYSTSEQLVQLRISCIKLLAIALKNEEFATAQQGNIRIRILAVFFKTMLKTSPEIINTTYEALKDSLAENSKLPKELLQNGLKPLLMNLSDHQKLTVPGLDALSKLLELLIAYFKVEIGRKLLDHLTAWCRVEVLDTLFGQDLAEQMPTKIIVSIINIFHLLPPQADMFLNDLLLKVMLLERKLRLQLDSPFRTPLARYLNRFHNPVTEYFKKNMTLRQLVLFMCNIVQRPEAKDLAEDFERELDNFYDFYISSIPKNQVRVVSFFTNMVDLFSTMVITNGDGWLKKKGDMILKLKNMLNLTLKTIKENSFYIDHLQLNQSIEKFQALYLRFTELSEQDQNLLLLDFIDFSFSNGIKASYSLKKFIFHNIIANSSKEEQNNFINDATLFATSDKCLDARIFVLRNVINSTLTYKVATSGSLKNFLVDGKKPKWLELLHNKIWKNSNAILAYEVVDHHDLFRFELLQLSAIFIKADPEIIAEIKKDIIKFCWNFIKLEDTLIKQSAYLVTSYFISKFDFPIKVVTQVFVALLRSSHVEARYLVKQSLDVLTPVLHERMNAAGTPDTWINWVKRVMVENSSSQNNILYQFLINHPDLFFNSRDLFISNIIHHMNKITFMSNSNSDSHILAIDLASLILYWENKSLEITNGNNTKTDAEGDIVMSDSKSEINPMEVDTTAIIVDTNNNSPISLHLREACTAFLIRYVCASNHRAIETELGLRAINILSELISDKHWTNVNVKLVYFEKFLIFQDLDSENILYYCMNALDVLYVFFKNKTNEWIMENLPTIQNLLEKCIKSDHHDVQEALQKVLQVIMKAIKAQGISVAIEEESPGKTFIQMLTSVITQDLQETSSVTAGVTLAWVLFMNFPDNIVPLLTPLMKTFSKLCKDHLSISQPKDAMALEEARITTKLLEKVLYILSLKVSLLGDSRRPFLSTVALLIDHSMDQNFLRKIVNMSRSWIFNTEIFPTVKEKAAILTKMLAFEIRGEPSLSKLFYEIVLKLFDQEHFNNTEITVRMEQPFLVGTRVEDIGIRKRFMTILDNSLERDIKERLYYVIRDQNWEFIADYPWLNQALQLLYGSFNREKELFLKNIYCLSPPSILQEYLPENVEMVTEVNDQGLSDFVKGHISSMQGLCQIISSNFIDSLIEIFYQDPKAIHRAWVTLFPQVYKSIPKNEKYGFVRSIITLLSKPYHTRQISSRTNVINMLLDSISKIESLELPPHLVKYLAISYNAWYQSINILESIQSNTSIDNTKIIETNEDALLELYVNLQEEDMFYGLWRRRAKYTETNIGLSYEQIGLWDKAQQLYEVAQVKARSGALPYSQSEYALWEDNWIQCAEKLQHWDVLTELAKHEGFTDLLLECGWRVADWNSDRDALEQSVKSVMDVPTPRRQMFKTFLALQNFAESRKGDQEVRKLCDEGIQLSLIKWVSLPVRYTPAHKWLLHGFQQYMEFLEATQIYANLHTTTVQNLDSKAQEIKRILQAWRDRLPNTWDDVNMWNDLVTWRQHAFQVINNAYLPLIPALQQSNSNSNINTHAYRGYHEIAWVINRFAHVARKHNMPDVCISQLARIYTLPNIEIQEAFLKLREQAKCHYQNMNELTTGLDVISNTNLVYFGTVQKAEFFTLKGMFLSKLRAYEEANQAFATAVQIDLNLAKAWAQWGFFNDRRLSEEPNNISFASNAISCYLQAAGLYKNSKIRELLCRILWLISIDDASGMLTNAFDSFRGEIPVWYWITFIPQLLTSLSHKEANMVRHILIRIAKSYPQALHFQLRTTKEDFAVIQRQTMAVMGDKPDTNDRNGRRQPWEYLQELNNILKTAYPLLALSLESLVAQINDRFKSTTDEDLFRLINVLLIDGTLNYNRLPFPRKNPKLPENTEKNLVKFSTTLLAPYIRPKFNADFIDNKPDYETYIKRLRYWRRRLENKLDRASKKENLEVLCPHLSNFHHQKFEDIEIPGQYLLNKDNNVHFIKIARFLPTVDFVRGTHSSYRRLMIRGHDGSVHSFAVQYPAVRHSRREERMFQLYRLFNKSLSKNVETRRRSIQFNLPIAIPLSPQVRIMNDSVSFTTLHEIHNEFCKKKGFDPDDIQDFMADKLNAAHDDALPAPDMTILKVEIFNSIQTVFVPSNVLKDHFASLFTQFEDFWLFRKQFASQYGSFVFMSYMMMINNRTPHKIHVDKTSGNVFTLEMLPSRFPYERVKPLLKNHDLSLPPDSPIFHNNEPVPFRLTPNIQTLIGDSALEGIFSVNLFTISRALIEPDNELNTYLALFIRDEIISWFSNLHRPIIENPQLREMVQTNVDLIIRKVAQLGHLNSTPTVTTQFILDCIGSAVSPRNLARTDVNFMPWF